The following are encoded together in the Phaseolus vulgaris cultivar G19833 chromosome 9, P. vulgaris v2.0, whole genome shotgun sequence genome:
- the LOC137820827 gene encoding putative RING-H2 finger protein ATL21B, producing MKIPNPILTFFILFNPLVVVAIIETCSDSICEGGEPLIRFPFLIKGKHAEPCGYPGFIVSCTQNQNAQTLLNLPNWGPLKIQTINYAAQQLWVNDPNNCLPKHLLSLNLSTSPFRAVYHQQFTFFNCSANLDNLVHRYRPIGCLSDSPNYVVFATPSTTVVRHLSSLCHLVARVNVPVQSPFYDQVKSSELGEDLRLSWDSPACGRCESRGGRCGFKSDDTFELDCSGIPSKGISRGGRYAIAICIGVPAMLCSFGVLSCICRWLKVGNHDGPWAHESVADFEALVGSRPTTVLGLDRPTIESYPKIVIGENRRLPKKGEKRCSICLSEYMPKETVKSIPECGHCFHAQCIDEWLPLNASCPICRTSPQKFPQPRARSSP from the exons ATGAAAATCCCCAATCCTATACTCACTTTCTTCATCCTCTTCAACCCTCTCGTAGTTGTGGCAATCATAGAAACATGTTCAGACAGCATCTGTGAAGGTGGTGAACCACTAATCCGATTCCCCTTCCTCATAAAAGGAAAACACGCAGAACCATGCGGATATCCAGGCTTCATAGTCTCCTGCACCCAGAACCAGAACGCCCAAACACTCCTCAACCTACCAAATTGGGGCCCACTCAAAATCCAAACTATAAACTACGCCGCGCAGCAACTCTGGGTCAACGATCCCAACAACTGCCTCCCCAAACACCTCCTCTCTCTCAATCTCTCCACCTCTCCCTTCCGCGCCGTTTACCACCAGCAGTTCACCTTCTTCAACTGCTCCGCCAATTTGGACAACCTCGTTCATCGATACCGTCCCATAGGTTGTCTCAGCGATTCTCCCAACTACGTCGTTTTCGCAACACCTTCTACTACTGTGGTTCGCCACTTATCTTCTCTGTGTCATCTAGTGGCGAGGGTGAACGTGCCTGTGCAGTCACCGTTTTACGATCAAGTCAAGTCCTCGGAACTCGGCGAGGATCTGCGCTTGTCGTGGGACTCGCCGGCGTGCGGGAGGTGCGAGTCCCGCGGTGGCCGGTGCGGCTTCAAGAGTGACGACACTTTTGAGCTTGACTGCTCTGGTATCCCTTCGAAAG GGATTTCCCGTGGTGGCCGTTACGCCATAGCCATATGCATAGGGGTACCAGCTATGTTATGCTCCTTTGGAGTATTGAGTTGCATCTGCAGGTGGCTGAAAGTGGGGAACCACGATGGACCTTGGGCTCACGAAAGTGTGGCAGATTTTGAGGCTCTTGTGGGCTCACGGCCCACAACAGTGTTGGGCCTGGACAGACCAACAATCGAATCGTACCCAAAAATAGTTATAGGTGAGAACAGACGGTTACCTAAGAAGGGTGAGAAAAGATGCTCAATATGTCTCTCAGAGTACATGCCAAAGGAGACAGTGAAAAGCATACCTGAATGTGGACACTGCTTTCATGCACAATGCATCGATGAATGGCTTCCACTGAACGCCTCCTGCCCAATTTGCAGAACTTCTCCCCAAAAGTTTCCACAACCGCGTGCTCGATCATCACCATAG
- the LOC137820829 gene encoding polypyrimidine tract-binding protein homolog 2 isoform X1 translates to MASVSSQPQFRYTQPPSKVLHLRNLPWECTEEELIELGKPFGKVVNTKCNVGANRNQAFIEFADLNQAIAMISYYASSSEPAQVRGKTVYLQYSNRQEIVNNKTAADVPGNVLLVTIEGADARLVSIDVLHLVFSAFGFVHKITTFEKTAGFQALVQFSDAETATSAKDALDGRSIPRYLLPEHMGPCTLRITYSGHSDLSVKFQSHRSRDYTNPYLPVAPSAVEGSGQAMVGLDGKRLETESNVLLASIENMQYAVTLDVLHMVFSAFGPVQKIAMFDKNGGLQALIQYPDTQTAVVAKEALEGHCIYDGGFCKLHISYSRHTDLSIKVNNDRSRDYTIPNAPNAQPSILGQQSVPMVGPPGQPYNGSQTGWGTGPPAVVQSMPMQMHNNVYMSPGSMPQQMAPGMQFPSHNSSQSTTTLPAYGSDRCQ, encoded by the exons ATGGCATCCGTATCTAGTCAGCCACAGTTCCGTTACACTCAGCCACCGTCAAAGGTGCTTCATTTGAGAAACTTGCCATGGGAGTGCACAGAGGAGGAACTGATTGAACTTGGGAAGCCGTTTGGAAAAGTTGTGAACACAAAATGCAATGTTGGGGCAAATAGAAATCAAGCTTTTATTGAATTT GCTGATTTAAATCAGGCCATTGCAATGATATCATACTATGCCTCATCATCAGAGCCTGCTCAAGTACGAGGAAAAACTGTATACCTACAATATTCTAACAGGCAAGAAATAGTGAATAACAAAACTGCTGCAGATGTTCCTGGGAATGTATTGTTGGTAACGATTGAGGGTGCAGATGCACGTCTTGTCAGCATTGATGTCTTGCATTTG GTTTTTTCAGCCTTTGGATTTGTGCATAAGATTACTACCTTTGAGAAGACAGCAGGATTTCAG GCACTGGTTCAATTCTCAGATGCCGAGACTGCCACCTCTGCGAAAGATGCTTTGGATGGAAGAAGCATACCTAG GTATCTGCTTCCTGAGCATATGGGACCATGTACCCTTAGGATCACATATTCTGGACATTCAGATTTAAGTGTGAAGTTTCAAAGTCACAGGAGCAG AGACTATACTAATCCTTACCTTCCTGTTGCTCCATCAGCTGTGGAGGGAAGTGGACAG GCTATGGTTGGTTTGGATGGGAAAAGACTAGAGACTGAGAGTAATGTTCTTCTTGCATCTATTGAGAACATGCAATATGCTGTAACATTGGATGTCTTACACATG GTTTTCTCTGCTTTTGGACCTGTCCAAAAAATTGCAATGTTCGATAAGAATGGTGGTTTGCAGGCTCTGATTCAATATCCAG ATACCCAGACCGCTGTTGTGGCCAAGGAAGCCTTGGAAGGACATTGCATTTATGATGGAGGTTTTTGCAAGCTTCACATTTCATATTCACGACATACTGATCTTAGTATAAAG GTTAATAATGATAGGAGCAGAGACTATACCATTCCTAATGCGCCTAACGCTCAACCTTCAATTTTAGGGCAACAATCTGTTCCTATGGTGGGCCCGCCTGGCCAACCGTACAATGGGTCTCAGACTGGATGGGGGACAGGTCCCCCCGCAGTGGTTCAATCTATGCCAATGCAGATGCACAA